The region AGGTGTTATTCGATTGCAATTTTATGGTTTTTAGCATTGAATAATGGAGGTTTGTTGTTGCTCTCTAATGGAGGAACTACAAGTTCTTTTATTAGAAATGAAGAAAAAAGCATAGACATGCCTTTTGATAGTGATGTCTTTCATGCCCCTTCCGGCTATAATGCACCTCAGCAGGTATTTTTGTCAACACCAGATATCGTTGAGCTATAAGCCCTATGATTTAGAAGtactatttttgtttttttttccagCTTAATGTACTACTTTTCACACATGATATTTATGCAAAACACATAATTTTATAGAGTTTCTTTTTGTAATATAGCTTATGTTAAAATGACAAAAATTTgtgtatttttgtgttttgaaagGTTCATATAACACAAGGTGATCATGTGGGAAAAGCTGTGATAGTGTCATGGGTAACGATGGATGAACCGGGTTCAGATACGGTTTTTTATTGGCCCCAAGATAGTACCCAAAAAAACCAAACCAAAGGCCAAATGTACACTTACAAGTACTACAACTACACTTCTGGTTACATCCATCATTGCACCCTCAAAAACTTAGAGGTACGGTTTAAAGTTTAAACCCTTCCATTAAATtcctactttttttttaaaaaagttctaattgaaaaaatatataataaccaAGAGGTTTCTAGCCTAACAAAATTCAATGTTGTCTTCACTCTTTAAGGTTGAGGGTTCAAATCATGTAAATAGATATaaggtttttttttcaaaaaaataaaaagatttttgacCACTAAACAAGGTAAAAAtgcaaaaacaaagaaaataggCCAGTCTTTTGATTTAGATGGTAATAAAAATACATCCAAGTCTTAAATGGAAAATAGTAACAAATACATCTAAGTTTTATGACATCGCACACACTACGTAATTTTTCTTTTCCATTGGTTGTTTTAAGTAACTATGTTGCAAAATGGTAGTCAATATTCAATAGAATGGTCAGAAAGCGATTTCAGTTATTAAAGTTATTTCCTAAGAGTCTATATTATAAAATAagttattatttgtaatttttctTAAGAAAAGGTAATTATTTTGTGATATGACATCTaacattttggtgattttaaccttgtatcttattttattttattcgtATTCTATTTATATTATTCATCCCTCGtcttatattaataaaaatcttgCATGACAGTTTAATACTAAATACTATTATGAGGTTGGCGTCGGGCACACGACAAGAACATTTTGGTTTGTGACACCTCCGGAAGTCGGTCTCGATGTGCCCTACACTTTTGGAATCATTGGTATGTTTTAGAGTTATTTTTCATTCTTTGTGAATTGTGATGTTATAACTTATGACATTGCATTGCGTGTTTAAATAAGGTGAATGACTGTTTGTAGGGGATCTTGGTCAAACATACGATTCAAATCGCACACTTACACATTATGAAATGAACCCTGTGAAAGGGGAGACGGTGTTGTATGTTGGTGATTTGTCTTATGCTGATCATTATGAGTTCCATGATAACCGAAGATGGGATACTTGGGGAAGGTTTGTCGAAAGAAGCGTAGCATATCAACCTTGGATTTGGACAGCTGGAAACCATGAGCTTGATTATAGTCCCCCCATAGTAAGTAATACTGTacaaaataatataaattgtCACAATTTTAAAAACAATTGATATTTTGATCATTTTTTTAGTATTTGTTGCTTACACATAATGTTTGTgacttcataaaaaaaaaaaaaactacaattttgTCCCTAAAAATTGTAAGGTTTTACAAAATTTTCCCTTTCGACTTTAATTAATACACCAAGGAGAAGATACGTTGCTTTATCCACCAAATTATAAGGTTTTACAAATTTTCCTTCCTTTTTTTTTCCCAAGTTGTGTCATCATTTTCTCTAATAGGTTTTCGATATTATATATCCAAATAAAATTTTGTCCCTAAAAGATACAAGGCAATCATTTCTTATATTAAACTACCACACAGGAGGTATATGACGATACACTTTGGACTTTTGAGTAATTAGATGAACCGACATAATTTGGTACTACACAACTTAAAATTTCATTGTTTCTATACAGGGTGAAAAGAAGCCATTTAAGCCTTTTCTCCATCGATATCATGTCCCCTTTGAAGCATCTGGGAGCACAGAACCCCTTTGGTACTCAATCAAGAGAGCTTCGGCATATATCATTGTATTATCTTCATATTCAGCATATGGTAAAACTTGTTAACTTCATTATTTTGGTAAAAAAATCCGACACAAGAACAAACATAatagtaaaaaaataataataaagtgcaccatcttagTGACTCACAAACATAACAATATATAATTAACATAATTAAACCGGATTCATGTGGTGTATATAGGCACATACACTCCACAGTACATGTGGCTCATTGAGGAACTACCGAAGGTTAATAGAAGCGAAACTCCATGgttgattgttcttatgcattcTCCATGGTACAATAGCAACACGTACCATTACATGGAAGGCGAAACCATGCGAGTTATGTTTGAATCATGGTTTGTTAAATACAAGGTGGATGTTGTATTTGCCGGTCATGTTCATGCATATGAACGTTCGGTAAGTTGGATACCATTTGAACATAAATTACATAGATCGTATGAGGTCCCTTCATGTTTGCCAATTAGTTGTAAGGATTTAAGAATGTGTAAGTGAGGTTTTAGGTTCAGGTTTGAGCATTACTTTCCTTAATGTAGGGACTTCCTGActttcttattattattttttttttatgtgaCACGTAAAGGGTGATATTTACTCTTTAATGTATTTAATGGAATGGTTGAATTAGATGGAGTACATAATTAATATTCAAGGAATTAAACTCAACTAAACTTTTTTAATGAACAAATAGatgattttcaaaaattaagttttattaaaagttgtagactttaatgtattgtagaaaaataataataaaattgaatgaaaataaaataatgatGTCAATCAATTAAACTTTATAGAGCTCATTTATACATTATAGATATTTTGTGTATGAACTATCTATTTAATATAATTAGTTGAACTTAGTCCAAAATACATTAGTAAGGTGAGGTTTGCAAATCCGTAGATTAGGGATAACATTGGAATTTCTCACATTTATTTGTCAAATTATTTCACACAGGAACGCATATCCAACATTGCTTATAACATTGTGAATGGGGAATGCACTCCTGTCCACGACCAAAATGCCCCTGTGTACATCACAATCGGAGATGGAGGGAACATCGAAGGACTAGCAACCTAGTAAGAataattcttttttctttttgatcccttttcttatttaaaaaaaaaaaaaaaaaataggatccaaaaaaaaaatgacaACTGACATCAAAGATTGATTCTAATGTATTTTTTTACATCCACAGTATGATGGAGCCACAACCAAAATATTCTGCATTTAGAGAAGCTAGTTTTGGTCATGCAACATTTGAGATTAAAAATCGAACACATGCTTATTACAGTTGGCATCGCAATGTTGACGGGTATGCTGTTAAATCGGATTCCATGGTGTTTTTCAATAGACATTGGTATCCAAAGAATGAATCTATATGTCAAACTTAAAGCGAAGTGGTGGTTCCTTTTTGATTTTTCGGTACATAAACAATAAGTTTGGGTGTTTGAATTATGAATTGATATGCATATGTGACTTTGTTATAATGCTTTGatgaaatagtttttttttttttaatctcgtTCTATCTTTAATTAAAGACTTGTTTTAAATTCGAATTCGACAAAAGTTAATCTTCTTTTAtgaaattgaaaaaataaaaatattgatcTTGTAAGTCTTGTAACTAAAATCAGCGGTTTACTCctaaattgtaacatccaaacTTTTCTTACCATTTTAAAAACAATATTTGTTTACGATCGggtttcaaaacatttcaatttGGTCCCAATTAAAGTTTTTCTCAATAGTGGGGAACATATTTCATGGAGATTACAAACCAACATGCATAACCATAAGAAAGCATAAAAATACAACTAAATATTACATTAAATGTAAATATGATGCGAGTGAAATTAAGTTATCACATTTGTCTTTAATACTAGATTACATGTatcttaaaataaaataagtaagACTTTCGTCACGTGAGATACATAAATTTTTACATCAAACATATATACATTTCATTGCACAAACAATTTCCAAAAACATAATACAGTTCTATTTTATAATATGAAATATGATATCCATGCATGATCCAAACATACACAAGTTTCGGAAAATCTGCTTTTGTGTCCTCGTGTGAGACTCCACGTCGTTTGCTATTTAGGATGAGCGTATCAATTCTTCATGGCCTTGTTCTTCCGGCAGTCACAAACTACAAGGCATAATTAGCATCATCATGCCAATATATTGCTAATATATATAGGATATGATTCgtcaattttcaaacaaaattttcatttaaaatcacataattctcataacatatttcacaAAAAATCTCATTTACTTAATTTACAAATCGCAACCTTATAATTGTTAGATTAAAATCaaagatcctcaaaacataactctttcactggtgtgtacagtcgagccggtgccttcccgcgatcatgagaaaaacctgaaacacataacacaataacACGATAAGcgcgaagcttagtaagttccccaaaataccacccatATCTcaatagcctctcatggctatactcggGGGGGAACTCAGACAAAAAAGTTAGGGGGGCCGTaatcaaattttcaaaacaaaaccataTAAACAAATTTATATTAACCATTAATATCACGAACCCTTATTTTTAATTCGAAAATTTTTtaacatgttatatatatataatatataattaatagttGATCTAAAAAATGTGTAGAAAAAAAAAGCTTGAGATCACATTTTAGCAACTAACGACCTATTTGAAATAATTTGACGCTAATATTGTTTATCCTTAACAACAAAAGAATAGCACAAGTAATAATTATAGATTATATCAAAAGAATAACACAagtaataattataaataattaaaagatatacaaaaataaaatatatagtaCGAAAGATAGTTGCGGGTCACTTGTTCATAATCAAAACGATTTTTTTTAAACGGCaaatatgatatataaaaaaaagccCGAGACTAGTAAGAAACTAGCCAATTGAGGGGCAAAGAAACAGTACAAGAGAAGTTAAATTGAGTATAGTTACAAATATAGAAATGAAGAAATACTCCAATCAACCCAATTTATCGTCTGTTTATCCACTCTATATTTCAGCTAAACATATACCATGGATTTAATGTGATCAGCCACTAACAAAAAAATTCACAAATTACTTTCTTATCGCCTCTAATTAACAAACCTAACAATTGATTTCTTATATATTAATAACAATAACATCTTAATAGAAATCATTGTGATATAGTATAAATTAAATAACAAAACCTTGACATTAAATTATCACAGCCTTTAATATTAAATCGGTTTCactgtttttattatgtttttttttaattatatcaaCAGGTATCTAGATTGCATTGGGTACTGTGTTTTTCTTCCCTACTTTTTTTCTGTTCATCTATATTACCTCGCTAAAACAATGGATAAGTATGCAAAAAATTACCAAGTATtaatgaaacgacccaaaaatacgacccaaaaatttcgtttttcaacataaccaaaaaccataatctgagtgtcatatcataaaccatacatgatgtatctcaaaataataataaaacactgtgcggaaaactgtatcatatccatgtcatataaaaatcaagaatcacatcaactcccaggataaaagctgaagctgtggtgtgtgcgatgccatcatcccgagctcttccctctacatgcggaagtacctgaaaccaaaactgaaactgtaagcacgaagcttagtgagctcccccaaactaccacataccatacaatacatataaatcacatactgggccttgcccactgcatcagaccgaggtctggaactagctgcatcggaccgaagtccggaactgactgggaccttgtcccctgcatcggaccagagtccggaactaactgcatcggaccgaagtctggaactaactgcatcggaccgaaatccggaactgactgcatcggaccgaagtccggaactaactgcatcggaccgaagtccggaactgactgatcatgacatagcataacacataacaactattataatcacacatactgcatactacatcggaccgaagtccggaacacatacacgaatatgcttgaatcacaaagacatcaagcactctagctactACATCAGACTAAAGACcagaactactgataattacacgggccggcattgcggccgtagacccgttcctactgaagggaaactcacctcgtgaactggctgctgagtgtatggctctggaagctagctgctgctgctccggtatctccccggctacaagtccataaacacactcaatcaaatactaaacactacactgggtaaaatgactcttttacccttggtcaaagtcaactctcagacaaagtcaactctcggtcaaagtcaacccatagttgacctgactcgccaagttgggccgccaactcgccgagtccctattctcactcctcgactcaactcgctgctactcgtcgagtatggcatcgactcgacgagtactctcccgatccaagaactcagacaatcttcatccgactcgccgagtcctatgaacaactcgatgagttgttcttgagcttaagaagattgccttggactcgccgagttgtatgaacaactcgccgagtcccccgattactgagtctaccttcaaactcgctgagtccactcccttactcactggtcccactcgataCCGCTcgaaaggaagaaatcggggactcgcgactagactcgccgagtcgttcttccgactcgccgagtcaccgccatgcaactattctacactcgattctgatcGAATCCagtacatacaaatgatagatctgagtccaataagctgatttaccacgtaaagtttccaactttacgtgtacaaacgcatgaacaagggaataaaggctaaaagatgcttaaaaggggtagatctagggttaatgtgcaaaatagctccataaaggcaatagatctaggctctacaactcctaaatgaacagatctaaggttatctcggcataagagagcttccatatcaacataaggctttagAAAGGCAtaaacaagatctagaaagggtttcaaagcataaaagggaaggaaatctgaagaatacctcaaagagctgttgctttcccttgaatctctgctctacaatccttctccttgctcctttcttcttctctttcttcaagccttcacaattagcacacaaaatcacttagaatcactcaagaacgaattagggttttctcacagctttagagggtgaaggaggcgagattgggggctataaggtggcttaaatagtgggcaacccggggatttagggtttctcccagacgggcagactcgccgagtccagaatatggactcgccgagtcgccagctaatcacgtgctcgaaatcccgaccctactcggcgagtcaggctatgaactcgccgagtccctcttgcaaaacttcaaaataaataccaaggaattaccataccggagacgggtcgttacaattctcccccacttatctcagacttcgtcctcgaagtctgctacggctgaatctgcaaatatctctgggtagtgctccctcatctcctcctcagcctcccacgtccactcagaccccttccggtgctgccactgcacctttactaactgaatttccttgttcctcaaggtcttggtcttccggtccagaattgcgaccggtctctcaatataattcaggctgctatcaacctgaatatcctcttggggaacgactgctgactcatccaccagacacttcctcaactgagacacatggaaagtgttgtggatctgactaagctccttaggaagatctaaccgataagcaacccgacccacccgggccaaaaccctgaaaggaccaataaatctggggcccaacttgcccctcttccggaacctgatgacacccttccaaggtgagaccttcagaaggaccatatcccccacctggaactccaagtccgaacgcctcttatcggcgtaacttttttgccgactctgagcagtctgcagtctactacggacctgctggatcaactcggtcgtcttgagcaccacctctgtgctcccaatgactcgctgaccgacctcgccccaacaaatcggggtcctacacttcctcccatacagcatctcaaagggaggtcgatcaatgctcgcatgataactgttgttatacgagaattccgctaacggaagatacgtatcccaactgccaccgaaatctaggacacacgcccttagcatgtcctcgagagtctgaatcgtcctctcgctctgcccgtctgtctgagggtggaaagcggtgctgaaatggagacgagtacccatctcgtcgtggaaccgcttccaaaacctggatgtgaaacggacatctcggtctgacaccaccgataccggcactccatgacgtgccacaatctcacgcacatagatatcggctaacttctccgccgatatactctcctggatcgggataaaatgggcactcttcgtcaaccgatccactactacccatattgaatccactccacgtgcggtccggggaagcttggtgacaaaatccatggtaatgtcctcccatttccacacgggaatgtctaacggctgcatcctgccgtgaggtctctggtgctccgccttgaccttccggcagg is a window of Lactuca sativa cultivar Salinas chromosome 1, Lsat_Salinas_v11, whole genome shotgun sequence DNA encoding:
- the LOC111913438 gene encoding purple acid phosphatase 2 — its product is MISYRCYSIAILWFLALNNGGLLLLSNGGTTSSFIRNEEKSIDMPFDSDVFHAPSGYNAPQQVHITQGDHVGKAVIVSWVTMDEPGSDTVFYWPQDSTQKNQTKGQMYTYKYYNYTSGYIHHCTLKNLEFNTKYYYEVGVGHTTRTFWFVTPPEVGLDVPYTFGIIGDLGQTYDSNRTLTHYEMNPVKGETVLYVGDLSYADHYEFHDNRRWDTWGRFVERSVAYQPWIWTAGNHELDYSPPIGEKKPFKPFLHRYHVPFEASGSTEPLWYSIKRASAYIIVLSSYSAYGTYTPQYMWLIEELPKVNRSETPWLIVLMHSPWYNSNTYHYMEGETMRVMFESWFVKYKVDVVFAGHVHAYERSERISNIAYNIVNGECTPVHDQNAPVYITIGDGGNIEGLATYMMEPQPKYSAFREASFGHATFEIKNRTHAYYSWHRNVDGYAVKSDSMVFFNRHWYPKNESICQT